The Drosophila suzukii chromosome X, CBGP_Dsuzu_IsoJpt1.0, whole genome shotgun sequence DNA window taataaaattaaatgtggCCTAATTCGCAATTTTCCCCCATAAAAATTGATAGATCGTTTCAACGCTTGCCAAAATGCAACAAACCAAATCATTCGagctggtttttttttggttcggCCTCCGGGCAAACGTTAAAAAAAGTggaaaaaattgttaaattctAACACAAGGCCAGAAAAACTCTTTGAGGTGAGGCGTAAAAAATTGCCCGAACGCATGTGAGTGTGCGAGTGTGAATTGTAAAACAAACGAAAGATGAAACTACAACTGAAAGCGGCCCGAAAATTGCTGCCCTTTGTGCCCAGTTACAGTTTAACCCATCGAAGCCCCCTCAGCTTAGGGCCGCTAAAACCCGAATCAGAAAACGGAACCGGAACTGCGAAACcagtcaaaaaaaaaaaggaagagaAATCCTGAAAAAAAGAATGCTGAGGCAAACAGATGCCAGTTGCGAGAAACCGAAAAGTGCCCAAAATGCCAGCATTGGGTGAAATGTTAAAGGAAATGCTCACTGTGAGCAatgaaaatttgattttataaCAGGAATTTTGATTGGTTGCACTCGCACAATCTCCAAAAAGCAGTTTAAAAGGCCAGAGAAGCGAGCTTTTCGTTTTATGCCAACTAAAAACCTATAACCGTAATATATgaaagtatttaaaacaaattggGTTATCCAATCCTATGAAAACTAATTTTTCCTATATATCTATGGGGTTAAACCCAATATGTTAAATGAAAACCAGAGTATTTCAAGGGGTCAAAATAGGGGTTATAAAAAGGCATCATGTGGGaaattttgttatttaataaACCATAATACTACTATACACATTAGTTGATTTATAACATTAGTATTCTCCCGACCCTTTGCATTGGACATGGACCTCTCGACTAGGTTTCGGGGATGGGTTGGGTTTCGGCAACCTCTGGTTAGTACTGGGCCCCATGGAGCTACTCGTCTAGAGTTCGGGGAACCCTTGGTAGTGCAGGGATCGGGGACCGGCAGGTTGGATATGGGCCACTTGGAACAACGAGTGTTGGGGTGTGGGAGCCGCCCCTTGAGAATGCGCTCCTTGGAACCACGGGACTTGCGCTTGGGGTACCGCCTCTTGGGTTTGGTCCCTTTGGAACCACAAGTCTAGGGTTCGGGGACCCTCGGGTTGATTATGGGCACCCTGGAACCACGAGTGTTGGGGTTGCGGTACCGAGTCTTGGGTTGGAGGTACCGCGGCTTGGGTTTGGACTCCTTGGAACCACGAGTGTTGCATTTGGGGTACCGCGGGTTGGTTAAAAGCCCACTGGAGGGTCTTCGCATCTTCGGTTGGGGGAACCACTTCCTGGGATTGGGCCCCCTGGAACCACGACTGTTGCATTTGGGGTACCGCGGGTTGGCAAGGGGCCTCTTGGAACGATGAGTCTTCGGTTCGGGGTTGATTATGGGCCACATGGAATAACGAGTGTTGGGGAGCTGCGCCTTGAGTTTGGGCCCCTTGGAACCACGAGTGCTGCGTTTGGGGTACCGCGGGTTGGTTAAAAGCCCACTGGAGGGTCTCCGCATCTTCGGTTGGGGGAACCGCTTCCTGGGATTGGGCCCCTTGGAACCATTGGGTATTGGCCCACTGGTCTTCGGCTTGCTGCGGTTCATATTTTCCCTTGTACTGTAAACACCTCTTCTTTGAAAGAGAGCTTGCCTTCAGATGGGCAATGCTTTGCTTGTACCTATAGGCCCCCGGGCTTGGTCTGGCGGTCATCCTTTGAAGCTTAGCACTCTTTACCACCGTCCTTGTGCGAGTAACATGCCTATTTTCTGGGGTCTGTGGAATGTGGCGTTATTAACAGTAACAGTATTTATTAAGATTTCTTACCAAGGATTCTTCCATTATCTCCCTTAGGGTTCTTTTCTCATCCATAGTTTCCGAAAAGTTCATGTTAgctattataaaaaataagtaaaataatttttaaaaaaatgtagatGGAAAAAGAAGAGATTGTATTATTGAAAAGGTGTGGTAATGTTAAAATAAGTAAGTTAATGAAACAAATTGtgtttagttttttatatagAATTACTTGTGTGAAGTAGAAAAATGCCTGGTAAGGCTACAAAATTGTTGAAAAccgaaaatttaatttttactCTAACGATACTATGTCTTTACAATGTGAAAGTCGAATACAAACTGAAGGTATGTTGGCCTCAGCTCGACCAGCTTAAATTTCCCTTTGAACGAAGGGTCTGTGTTACTGTGATTGTTTTCTATTTTGAACGACTTAAAATACACGTTTTAGATCAAAGTAGTCGTTGCTCTGTcccaaattttaattataaattataataaaaatgtattatgaAATTCCAGATCAATTCTATT harbors:
- the LOC108016566 gene encoding uncharacterized protein isoform X2 — translated: MNFSETMDEKRTLREIMEESLTPENRHVTRTRTVVKSAKLQRMTARPSPGAYRYKQSIAHLKASSLSKKRCLQYKGKYEPQQAEDQWANTQWFQGAQSQEAVPPTEDAETLQWAFNQPAVPQTQHSWFQGAQTQGAAPQHSLFHVAHNQPRTEDSSFQEAPCQPAVPQMQQSWFQGAQSQEVVPPTEDAKTLQWAFNQPAVPQMQHSWFQGVQTQAAVPPTQDSVPQPQHSWFQGAHNQPEGPRTLDLWFQRDQTQEAVPQAQVPWFQGAHSQGAAPTPQHSLFQVAHIQPAGPRSLHYQGFPEL